tacttgctagattttttttttttttttttgtttgcattctttctttttctcaaagaGAAGAcgacaagaaggaaaaaaaaaaaagtttgaaagtgAAATCAGACCTAGTATGATCAATTAAAATGTGTTGTTACAAGTCGTCGCATACCAGTGGGCATCGTTTGGGCTGCGGCCCTTTCTAACTGCGATAATGGTTTATTATGGAGATAACGCAACATCCATGCATGTTTCCATGTTTTATCTCAACTCTAGTTTAAAACAAATGAATCAAACCTACACTCGCTTTTATGGAGATAATCGATTCCTACTCCACTAATTTTATGTCCCATCTCGATTTCTATCTTtccgagttttttttttttcaaagaaagaTGTCCTGTAAcaattaaatatataaataattaaaatttatatccacagaaaaatgtaaaaattttttgataaaaaattggAATCCAAATACCATTTAGGATATCGCCTTTCTATCTCTCCTCCTCCTAACTTTTGTCTACAACTTCTCATTTTTCAAGGCCTCCCTCTTAAGAAGGGGAGACCGTACTATGAACTTTCTCCGgtgaattttgtttattttattattttaataaaatcccTCATAAGTTTTCTTAGTGAGAGTTCTATATTTCTCCTAGAGATTTTTAGTGATAATTATTTGTTCTCCTAAGGGTTGCTATGgagatttttgtattttactTTCTTATTTTGTTGCTAGGACCTATTTTGTTTCAAATCAGATTTGAATTCTTTTTAGATCTCTGATCTATTTTGATAgatctcatcatcatcattagaGTTTAAAGTTGTTTATTAGTAGATCTGACTATTGCAACATGCACGCTAGAGAACTACATCAATTTATCTTATTAGAAgacaattttaaaaatttttagatctatttataatttttcaaatttatcatATCTGTTAAATTACGGATCTATAATTTTTAATGGATGTTTACAACTATTAAAATAGTGATATAAATCAAATCATACTGGACAATCCCGTCAATTCATTAATATAATTtgctttttataaaaaaaaaattaattaattaaaataccaataattttcttctttttttttttttcatgagtGAAAGATTTTAAACCAAAACCTCTTACTTATATTCGTTCTCTCCGTATCACCTCCAATCAATCCCTCCCTCTATCACGCAATCCACTCCTCCCCTTGAGTATATCAATTATGTAAGTCACAATTGACTTGTTGCATGATTCTTTTATTTGACATTGAAGTACCAATTGCGACACTCGATTGGCATCGCATCACCACCAAAGTTGCCGCTTGTCCCCCACGAaagaaatataattaaaataaaatattgacAGCACCCGACCACGATCAAGAGCGACGctaatcaagtacaagtgcacGAATATCTAATCTCCGAGTAATTCCAAGTCCTTGGGCTGATATCAAACGAACATATTATAGCTCACAAAGCCCAGTGCAATTGCAAATGCTATTGATCGCAATCCCAAGAAACTACAAAAAGCCAGCCTGGCTTCTAAGCCTGCCGACGCGATGAGATGCACAGATCATCGGTCCAACTAACAAAGCACAGCCCAGCCCAGCGAACTTGTCTTGTTATTTACTATGGATAACTCTTTTTCTTATGTACTCTTAGTATACACACTAATAGGTAAGGTTAGATTAAATCACATAAgatgaattcaaatttgaaattttaatcatGCACATGTGACATGTATCCATAACTGCAAATGTTGAAAAATCACTGCAGTGTCAGTGTATAAAAAgttaatatatttattattattatttatttatttattttagcatTGGTTGTTGAACAAATTAGGGGTGGcaaagaaagagcaaaagaatatatatggatatatatatatatatataagtagtTATTTTAATTACAGTATTTCTCACTCCTATGTGGTATGCCTAATTGAAGAGAATTAAAGAACTATGGGTCACTTGGGTTTTACCCATAATGAATCCTATTTGGATTATATTATGTGTTTgaaaattatctctaattttaaaataacttaaaaaaaaactaagcttATCTTAACGATATCTGCTTcctatcaaattattacaatgattatattatatgtttaaaaattatctttaattttaaaataactaatcttatcttaataATATTTGTTTTCTACCAAATTATTACATAGAAGTATAGTAAaatcttttaaatcacaattattgaacaaatttttaaaatttaataaataattgaacatgtaaaatacattaattttttaaaattaatatgaaTGAACATATAGAACTATAGCtagtttttatatttaaattattcatatttgtataaattcataataaattgaaacaaaaaatacTGTGCTTAAGATTCTAGGAATGTATAAAAACAAGCAGCAGAAGCTTTCTTGTCAACATTTAACTAAACCTTAGTGTTTATACTAGTAGTACACGGCCCGGCGTTCTGTGAAATGGAACCagatagttattaaacccggtccGGTCCGGCGGTCGAACCGGTCATTGAACCGGACCGGGTTTGGAATCAGATCATTTGTGCAAAGAGACCAAAGAGACCGTTGACTTAATCAACGATCGCAGTCGAACCGGGTTAAACCGGAAACCCGGCCGGTTTTGACCGATTTTATCACTAACCggattttgtggaaaaattATATTGCTATTGTTGGAACTCGAACTTCAGATCTTTGCCCCAACACTACCGCCTGCTTACCACCAAACTACTTCCACATATGTTGATATAGTAACTTTATTATGATATATAAACTatctttttttctctaaaacaaatttatttggaatcttttaataaaaatttattaccctccaaactctataagttataaaatggattccaaaaataacatattacataattcatttaaagacaaatattatttttaataattttttacacttaaaattcataaataagctagataattacactaaatataaataaaattttacacttgaagtttcgtatattaataaataactttatatttgattgattcttatatgaattaattattttataacaaattaaattaaatgagcttTTGTTATggcattatttattacaatttatatcatatatcttatataaataattatgaaatataatatttaaatatatgtagtgaccCACCAGTTCAACCActcactcaccgattcaaccaGTAACCCGTTGACTTACCTCCTTCGTCGGGTTCCTTCCCGggttgggtttaataactatgaccAGAACACAATAGCGGGTCATCTATCGTTGAGGCTCTTTATTTATTACAAATataagggtaaaaaacaaaaaaatccctTGTGATAaatctaatacacagaaaagccccctatgatttcaaaatatacaacacgacacctcatgttttgaactaaattgtaaaggtgatggAATCCGTTAAATataacggaaatgacttattggaatctaaaaaaaaattttatacctaatttttatcaaatatacctattctaccccttaaccctcaattctctctatttagagaataaaacaaatgattttttttagctgtcttttgcttaattatatcagggtattttggtcattttgtcaatttccgttaagtttaacggattccgtcacctttacaatctagttcaaagtatgagaggtcgtgttgtatattttgaaatcatggaggacttttctgtgtattaggtttaccacaaggatttttttattttttaccctaaatataataataataattggtGCAAACTTAGACGTTCCAGATCGAAAATTTACAAACCTCTGGAGCATTACTGAAGACAACCCTTCTGAGTTGGAATTACATAAACCGTGCCACTAATTAATACAACCGATCAAATTCTGAGTGTTTTAATAGGAAGGAGTGCAGCCTCTGGCCTCAGAAGCTCTGTCACCATTGCATTATCTTATACGCTGCTGCTGCCAGCCAAACTATACGGTACCATCACTCACGGCAGGCATTCCCTCACTCGAAGTTGAAGCGCTGGAGGAGAACATCTGATCTGATCGTTTCCTTTTTTGGGGTTGAAGATGGATAAAGCACAGGCCGTCCTAGTAGTAAAATATGAACACCATTAGTCGTCCGGTCCCATTTATTTAGTATTTATTACAAAAGTAACACGAGAGTCGAGAGAAACACCATCATTATGCTCGCAGTTCCCCTTCTGCTCATTTTAGACCTCTTCATCTCATTTTTCTCACTGCCTAGTATACTATGTGGACCATCTGCTTTCCACTTCttttaatcatttttcttttcagtttTTGCAGGACCAAGTAAAGAGCGTCCAGGGAGGTATCGCGGGgattagatttaattaattaattttaaaaattaaaaaaaaaaagataaaggcACGGGGGAGCTATTTGGAGTAATGAATTCTTCTTTAAAGTCTAGTAGAAGCTGTACTACTAATTTTTTTCGTAATTTCACATCATTTTTTCGGGATTGGGGGTTGAGTAGTTAACTCTCCAAATTTGCCTCAAGAGTTCCGATTTTTGGAGTTAAATATGGAATTagatttaattaactaatttcaaaagtcgaaaaaaaaaaaaaaaaaagtaaagagcGTCCAGTTTCACTCATCAACAATGTAACAGCACAAGTCAAAACTACAGTGAGTGGGTGAGCTCTATACAATTTAATGTGCTGATTGAtgacaattattattttttaatgtcACTTACATCCCAAGATATGCtgttcttttatttattatttattattctttgttgtcttcctcttgtttttgtttttgttttgtttttgaaagagAATGACCTTTTGCTACATGACACATAAAATTAATTAGTCCCTACAACTGATCGATCGAGGAAAGCTGATCTCTCAATAATTTGTCTTCCTCCAATGTAACAGACTTTTGGGAAGCATTACATGACAGTAAACAAAAGCTCAAATCCTGATATTCTCGGTAAATTTTTtgttaatcatttttttttattttttttttcaattgcttCACGTACATCAAAttgtaagggaaaaaaaagtggTACACGAAATCTTTAAAAACAATTttgccaaataattttcaatccaaacacgCTGAATTTGCTCACCACTAGATCATTAATAGAATTTAAAAGATTGAGTGCTCCGCTTTTTTCATCAGATGATTTCTTACTGCACGCTACGAATCCACAACAAGAAGAGCAAGGATCTAAAGAAAACTAGAGAGAAGAGAATTAACATTACATTGACCTTGTTGCTGAAAAGGTTATTCTTGTTCATAACTACTTGCGCTCCAGTTCCTGATGGCCTGTAACACTGCCTGTTTAACCACCTGGGCATCTATGTTATCCTCTTGCCCTTCGTTctaggaagaaaagaagaaattttctttcattttcacaTGCATCAATCTCAACGAATTAAAGAAATCAACTTTCATGTCCAATTCAAAATGCAGCCAACTCGTCTTATGCAACTTAGTTATCAAAAGAAATGTAAagtctccttttctttctgaGGTGTAGGTCGAGGGCTCAAGCACAATGCAGTGCAGTTggaaaaaaatcttaaaaaatgtgtcaaaacacCACCGCTCTCTGATCTAGATGTGTTTGTCTAGACCCAACACAATCCAATGCACGTACAATATATGTatagtgaaaaaaaaaggggccaAAATAACGCAGTGTGAGGATTTTAGAGCAAGTGAAACAACGCATAGGTCACCGCCTACATGTTGTGAACCACTCATCATCCGTAGAGAAGCCGAAATGTGTGGCCAAATGATGAGGCACAGTGCATGATTCACAGCTGCACGTGAGTGATGTTTGAACAACAAAAGTGAGAGATTGGAAAACGCATTAATCACAACAGCAAAAGTAATGACTTAAAAAAAACTGATGATGTAATTAAAGTTGCAACGTACGGAGATGAAAAGAAGGgaattttcttacttcactAACGGCCTCGAGGCGGAAATTATCCGAGCAAGAAACCTTAGCATCCAATACTTCCAGACCTAGCTCCTCGAAGGCTTCCAGAATGGATACCAGCAGGCCAGGGCAGTTCTTTTCTGAAAACACGTTAATCTGAAATCCCTTTTCTAGGGTTTCCACGGTTACCTGACGGATGATCAAAACCCACGAACAAGTGGCCGGAACAAATTAGCTACTCAATTCAGTGGGGAGAAAACAAACAGATTGATGACATGAAAAGTACTTGTACCGCGGGTAATGCGTTTGGGTCACCTGATGATATTTGTGAAGTTGCTGCAACATCTTGATATTTCTTTTCTACTCTTTCCTTCAACTCTTTTATGTACCTCGAAGCATCAACTATGATGGATGCTGTATTCACCTGCCAATTACAAATTCTCGATTCAATTAAGAAAGACGAATTGGAATTTTGACGTAATTAAACGCGGAAGGCTGGTCAGGAGTACTattcaaatttcaaacaaaaGGGTATGTGCAGAGGCTACTTCGTCTTGCCTAGCTCAACCTAAAAAATACATGGCGGCTCTCAGCTGATCAGCTGGGTTCCAATCCAGACCATTAACAACAAGTTCAACTAACGACTACaactgaagaaaatattaatacatggCATCTTAATTAACAAGTTAAACTCATAGCATGAACAGCGCGCGCTTCCATCACATTCTTGTGCTATTAGTACTCCACATTAATCTACCacgagaattttttttttccttttaacttTAAATCCTTCCTGTCCCCAAAACCCccggaaaaaagaaacagaagagAACAAAAACAAGAGATTCTCCGTCAGCTGGATTTCCACTCTATGCCAAAATTGCCAGCATAAGATGATGCCTCTCTGTCCGGAGAACCACCCAATAATTATAATGATTATCGAAGtaagtgaaaaaagaaaataagaaagtgaGTAATGATGAGTTGTTCAATTTATTCATTTGCTGATCTTGATCGCGTCGAATTGCATATATAGCGTGAATGTAGTTCATGAATAAACAACCAAAATAGGACAACAAGTTCCATGCTATAGTGTAGttttttctatctttttttttcttaacaaatgcTGTAGTGCTCTTAATACTGCACATCGAATGCATAGAAATTCAAAAACTGATCAGACGAACCCAGAATTTGACAAACTGTAGAAAGTATAGTTTTACCGCGGTGGAGTTAGTTACAGAACGAAGTTGCTGCAACTTTCCATGTAAGGCTGCTTTCTTTCGTTCGCTGGAGCCACtcatgcttcttcttcttcttcttcctccccccgGTCTTTTACCTTTCAACGCACCCTCTTAGTTTTCTGTCTTTGTCAGATATAAAGCGTGCTGCTTGGGTCTTGAAAATGAGATGGAGGCTTTTTTTAAAGGGAAAGAAGAGCTCTCAAAACCTACACCGTCTCTCTTTGTTTGTTTCCTGCATGATGAGTACCTCAAAGGTTCACAAGCACCACCCACGTTTTTGGCTCAATTCATTTTACCAGTACTGCGTACACACCACTCATCTATACTGTATGTGGAATGCTGCAAATAGTGATATTTAGTTCTGAGTGACAACTTTGTCCCTCATATTTCCTCACTCTTAGTACTAGTAGTACAAAGCCTCAGTGGTCAGCGGCCAGGCGATCCCAGTATGAATCCATTGTCGTTACTCTCTTACTTAGCCTTTCTCCTTGAAATGCTACAGGAATTTACCCAAATTTAATACCCCTATCCCCATTTTTGCCACTTCTTCTACTtcgcttctttttttcttcccctcttattctatttttactttttttttttattacaattTATTACGTGCGCGTTTACCTACTATTGCATGTATGTTTGCGTATTAAACTGCCGGCATTTATAAGTGTCCGCCAATAACTGGCCGCTCTGATTCCCTGTGATTGCTCTACCGCAAGCAACGCACGCGGTCAGAACTCAGAAGGGTGTTAGAAACCCCTGTCGTTTTCGTCTTTAGATTAGAAACCGCAGTCAAAACTTGACCGCAACTAATCCTCGTGTTCAAGACCTGACTGCAACCCCCTTTTAAAGTGGAACCTCTTTCCCGCTCTGATTTCCTGCTTGGAAAGTGCTAACTAATGCAAGGAAAACAAGTATGAATAGGGTTGATGTCCCTTAACACTCTAAAACGGGAGTGTTAGCTGAATTTGAGTGCGTTGTCGAGAATGTTGCAATAGACTTTTTCCTTTTGCCTCTATTCTCTTCCTATCATAAGAAACATTGAATTTTTCATGCGAAGCATTCATTTTTTGGCCTCACATCTCCAAAATGGaaattgcatatatatatttcctttaaaataaaaattcccTAAAATGTTATCCTTATTGTGATTAAAACATAATGTCACAGACTACACAAATCCGAGACACACACATTCAATCAGTCCACTTCAGCTTGCGCCGCCCTTTTATGCAACACAGGGAGTTAAGACGTCCGAATATATTAGCGAATTTAACACCGTCCGTTCGAATTAGGTATTAGGGTCATCTTTGTTCAATGGAACCTTTCTCTTCCTCAGTTTGATATTTTACAACAAAACTCCTGAATCACATGCCCACTGATCAAATTGACTAGCATGCTTGCACTTTGTTTCCTTTggattctttttttaatttaaaatttttctattttgggTCGGGGAAGGGGTATTAATTGCAGTATACATACAATTACGACTAGCTAGTTGCTTGTGGAGGGGAAATGGGACATTTTGATGAAATGAGATAGAAAATGATGATGTGTTAGGCGCAGTACGTATTATATGGAACAGTACTGTATATGGCTTGCGTACAAACCATGGACGGAGAACATAAACGAAGACGAGAGAGAGTGGGGGAGGGAGGGGGTTTGGGTGCATGAAGACGACTCAAGAGATCCCCCGGCCCCGTGAGAGGTGTTTTGCACTTTGCAGGCATGCATTGACAGCTAGTACACTACTACTAGTAATGCTTTCAATAATTTTTCTTTCCTGCAAAATCAATCCAAGACGCATTATCAGCTCGCCTCGATCCACCACTGTTGCTGTATCTTCCCTCCTTTTCATTGTTTGTTATCACTGTTTTAGTGTGTTGATCGATATAGAGACAGACCACTCACGGGGCTTTGACACAAAATTGCTACATCCAAAAGTACgaagcatatatatatagtacTACTACACTTTGGTAGGTCGAAGATTTAAGGATGTACGTACTacatgtttttcctttttcttctttgatgCATAATTATTAATTAGCATACATGCACGCGCAACTAATTAATTACACACATATGGGTTCCAATTCAACGATCGAATTCATTCCGGGTTGGTTAATTTCATCGCAGCCGTTGATTAGGCAGTTCCTAATCACTAGCATCACACCAACCCGCCCCAGTCAAAACCTTGAGAGCACTATTGCACACCCCTAATCAAAGGGAACAAGGGAGTTGGATTAggactgcaaacgaatcgagccgctcgcgcgagcggctcgagtcaagctcgagtcgagctcgagctcgagccagctcgagtcaaactcgagctcagaatattaaactcgttagctcgcgagccggctcgcgagcttgagtatatatatatatatttttatttttatttttatttaataataaaattacgtatattatatatatttttttattttttattttcatagtgaaattacggatatatccttaatattttattatttattcagaaaaaaatattattttatttatttttttaaaaaaataaaataaatttttttatttttttcgagctcgagctcgaaaattgccagctcgtcgagctcgagctcgagctcaagcttgataaaatttagccgagactcggctcgattagctcaaagttcgactcgactcggctcgtttgcagccctaagtTGGATGGATCAATTAAGCCTGTGACGGCAAGTCAAATGATGTACGTCTGATAAATAAAGCTGCTGCTGAAATTAAACTCTCTATCCATTGATGTTTAACATATTATGTTCAGGGTCATGTGATCGAAATACATGGCACTGGTATTATACTATATCCTCAATTAATTAGGTCAATGCATGCACGCCCGCTGGCTACATTGATTGGCACTCGCTTGCTAAAAAGAGTATGTAATATTTACGTACGTACGTGTCAAGGCTCTTATTTATTTTACTTCCAAATCGCCAGCCCTGGTGCTGCTAACTAAAATGTCAATCATGAGTCATTGGCATGCATCACCCGGATCTTGGTTGCATGTCCGGTGAACATTCTAATGCATTTTGGATACGGAGAAGATGGATAGAGGCGTATCTATATATTAGTGCTAGCTCCAATTGTTGTTGGCCTGGGGCAGAGTGGTTGATGGCTACTTAAATTTTTCATGCGAGAGATCGAATGTTTTTTGCCAGCCAAAAATAAAGCCAAAGCACGTAATTATCATTGACAACTGTACTGCACCACCATTCCTAATTAATATTATTAGCTGCCCACTAATTAATCCTTTCTGTTTCGATAATAATACTACAAAAATAATAGGAGATTCCCGCTTTGAATTACTACGTACCACAAACTACGTACGTACGGAATTTCTTTCCAGGTATACCATTTCATAAATCAGATAATTAGTGAACTTGATCAGATAATTAATTAGCCTGGTCTCATATCCCCGCGCTAGGAACCACCAAATCAAATCccttgtattttttttcccccctttttggTTTAATTAAGCGCGTACTAGCTGCATCAGTATTCAGCTGGCTGCCATCGGATGGATGACTTCTTATGTATagaaatttctttttcctctgaTGTAAAATTAATGAAACGTACATacaacaataaaataaaataaaaaaatatatattatacatgCCGATCGAAACAAAGAGATTCATTCATGCTAGCTAAGCTAGAATTTGTGATTAGACTTTCGCAGACGACGTGCTTTCTGTAATTCCATAAGCATGGCATAAAATAGTATTATCGTCAGCTTCTCACAAAGACAAAGCACAACGTACCCACCCATTCACATGTGTGCATTAATCATCACAACAAAACAACCACCCTTCTTGTCTCTTCCCCAACTTCcaattttgcacttcatatatAGCCCGAGGCTCCGGTCGCGAGCTCTGTGGTTTTTCTTTCCCCCATTTTCTCTCTCTGTCAATTTGCTTTCATTACTTCAGGGGGAGCCAAATACTCTGCTACCTGTACGTAATTTATACATCCTGCTAAATAATTACTGTTTCAGTCGCTGTCACAATATCTGAGCAACAAATTACAGTTGCATGCtcagcttcttcttcttcttcttcttttttttcttttttttttgtcaatcatcATATTCTACTCTTATTCCTATTTTAACTTATACTAGGGGAGGACTTAAGTGGATCAAGAAAAGCGACTTAATTCAAGGACTAAGTTTTCTCATCAACGTTTAACCATGCCGATTAATTAATATGCGAAAATCAGCCTTGGGAATTATTGTAACTCTCACCTGCATGCCCCATTTTTTGGGGCTGAGTGATTACCATAAATTCGTTCAACATACACAGCCCACCTGCTTCACTTTTACGCGTGTGTGTTGGTTAGGGATGTAATAGAACCGACCTAATCGCAAGCAGTTTGGTCAAAATCTTGACTCACAC
The Coffea arabica cultivar ET-39 chromosome 6c, Coffea Arabica ET-39 HiFi, whole genome shotgun sequence genome window above contains:
- the LOC113692196 gene encoding transcription factor bHLH61-like isoform X2, encoding MSGSSERKKAALHGKLQQLRSVTNSTAVNTASIIVDASRYIKELKERVEKKYQDVAATSQISSGDPNALPAVTVETLEKGFQINVFSEKNCPGLLVSILEAFEELGLEVLDAKVSCSDNFRLEAVSEL
- the LOC113692196 gene encoding transcription factor SCREAM2-like isoform X1 — encoded protein: MSGSSERKKAALHGKLQQLRSVTNSTAVNTASIIVDASRYIKELKERVEKKYQDVAATSQISSGDPNALPAVTVETLEKGFQINVFSEKNCPGLLVSILEAFEELGLEVLDAKVSCSDNFRLEAVSENEGQEDNIDAQVVKQAVLQAIRNWSASSYEQE